From Camelina sativa cultivar DH55 chromosome 7, Cs, whole genome shotgun sequence, one genomic window encodes:
- the LOC104699901 gene encoding beta-glucosidase 27-like gives MTQSMHIYSKENSFGRSDFPEGFLFGTASSAYQYEGAINEASRGESVWDTFVRKYPERNCYSNADQAIDFYNHYKEDIQRMKDINMDAFRFSISWPRIFPHGKKSKGVNKEGIKFYNDLIDELLANGITPLATLFHWDTPQALEDEYNGFLSEKAVDDFKDFAALCFEEFGDRVKLWVTLNEPWVYSIGGYDTGRKAPGRASKYMNDAAVAGESGLEVYTVSHNLLLAHAEAVEVFRNNSKCKDGKIGIAHCPIWFEPYDSSDPDDKEACDRAMEFMFGWQMDPTVYGDYPEVMKKSIGKRLPTFTATQSKKLRGSFDFVGVNYYSAFYVKSIAEVNHDTPNWRSDARIEWRKQNKAGETLGAKGGSEWDFLYPQGLRKFLSYAKKKYESPKFMITENGHCDVDYGKTPKLSNLMDLERTEYHKKHLQSIQQAIQEDEVEVEGYFAWSLLDNCEWNAGYGVRYGLIYVDYDDGLKRFPKMSAMWFKEFLKREEEVEDSEEEEYVLKSAMNKKRFLLANGSASNQTIPKMSDESSKPLELLIKQSKVSSVKRD, from the exons ATGACACA aAGTATGCATATTTACTCAAAGGAAAACTCGTTCGGCCGATCTGATTTTCCGGAGGGATTCCTCTTCGGTACGGCCTCATCAGCTTACCAATATGAAGGAGCCATAAACGAAGCTTCTCGAGGAGAAAGTGTTTGGGACACATTTGTTCGCAAGTatccag AGAGAAATTGCTACTCTAACGCTGATCAAGCAATCGATTTCTATAACCATTACAAGGAAGATATCCAAAGAATGAAGGATATTAACATGGATGCTTTCagattctccatctcttggccTCGGATTTTTCCCC acGGAAAGAAAAGCAAAGGAGTGAACAAAGAAGGAATCAAATTCTATAACGATCTTATTGACGAACTCCTCGCTAACG gAATCACACCTCTAGCTACTTTATTTCATTGGGATACTCCTCAAGCACTTGAAGATGAATACAATGGATTTCTAAGCGAAAAAGCTGT TGATGATTTCAAAGATTTTGCGGCCTTGTGTTTCGAAGAATTTGGGGACCGTGTAAAATTGTGGGTCACACTAAACGAGCCATGGGTCTATAGTATTGGTGGTTACGACACGGGAAGAAAAGCTCCCGGACGTGCCTCCAAATACATGAACGACGCAGCGGTTGCTGGAGAATCTGGCCTCGAGGTTTACACTGTTAGTCACAATCTACTTCTGGCTCACGCAGAAGCCGTTGAAGTCTTCAGGAACAATTCAAAA TGTAAAGATGGCAAGATTGGTATCGCTCATTGTCCCATATGGTTTGAGCCTTATGATTCGAGCGACCCTGATGATAAAGAAGCATGTGACCGAGCTATGGAGTTTATGTTTGGCTG GCAAATGGATCCTACGGTGTACGGAGATTACCCTGAAGTCATGAAAAAATCGATTGGAAAAAGATTACCCACATTCACCGCAACCCAATCCAAGAAGCTACGAGGATCGTTTGACTTCGTTGGAGTGAATTATTATAGTGCTTTCTACGTCAAAAGTATTGCTGAAGTGAACCATGACACGCCCAACTGGAGATCAGACGCACGCATTGAATGGAGAA aacaaaacaaagcagGAGAGACATTGGGTGCTAAAGGTGGCTCAGAATGGGACTTTCTATACCCACAAGGACTTCGAAAGTTTCTAAGTTATgccaagaaaaaatatgaaagccCAAAATTTATGATCACTGAAAACG GACACTGTGATGTAGATTACGGGAAAACTCCGAAACTTTCTAATTTGATGGATCTCGAAAGGACAGAGTACCACAAGAAACATCTCCAAAGCATCCAACAAGCCATCCA GGAGGATGAGGTTGAAGTTGAAGGATACTTTGCATGGTCGTTATTAGACAACTGTGAATGGAACGCAGGTTATGGAGTCCGATACGGGCTGATCTACGTCGATTACGATGACGGACTAAAACGTTTTCCGAAAATGTCGGCGATGTGGTTCAAAGAATtcttgaagagagaagaagaagttgaagattcagaggaagaagagtacGTGTTGAAATCTGCAATGAACAAGAAGAGATTCTTATTAGCAAATGGTTCAGCTTCAAATCAAACTATTCCTAAGATGTCTGATGAATCTTCTAAACCCCTCGAACTTTTGATAAAGCAAAGCAAAGTATCTTCAGTAAAGAGGGATTAA
- the LOC104699902 gene encoding transcriptional regulator ATRX, which yields MNDDDDTNNINSCSGFDNNRIGDGDGDGDCNINQISQVWGTWEELVLTCAVKRHAFTDWDSVAKDVQSRSRSSLIASAVNCRLKYQDLKRRFKDSVDGGEGNREAAVAAAEEDDEVGEIPWLDQLRSLHVAELRREVQRRDDSILSLQLKVKKLEEEEEKDGDDGDNKPDLGNDETKPAKLNRETTESDRDDNRSMNESNSTASVDKVADHDGDKMVEAYSDPDPVNKAAAPKEEEKEEEEKTVSKRSEMSNSGELDESGTSTGHGNRKGQKKYRSGGGGGEIKSAGYKSQPLIDIIKLIRSHPRGSVFESRLRSQETKDYKRIIRQHLDMKTIEKKLEKGSYASSSLSFYRDLKLLYTNAIVFFPPSSSESLAAQELRSLVSNEIKKRTGILGHGVIKSEAGSSVSRQKSSVLPLVACKKNSSFSKKTSPSSSFKQKDEKKSQEVSEEKTVTTTTSARSSRRTSKEVAVVAKDTKIGRAKNNNKKQKATKTDSSSDDDDDEKEETPKTAKKTVAIPSDKKKSVADFLKRIKKNSPQKGKETASKNQKKSDGNIKKENDHPKKSDGNVKKENSKAKPRELRSNSTGKKKAEVENNNSKSSSKRKQPKETAEPTGKRGRESGKDSKQPKKRTRR from the exons ATGAACGACGACGACGATACTAACAATATTAACAGTTGTAGTGGATTTGATAACAATCGTATcggagacggagacggagacggagacTGTAATATCAATCAGATCAGTCAAGTATGGGGAACGTGGGAGGAGTTGGTGTTAACATGCGCCGTTAAGCGTCATGCTTTTACCGATTGGGACTCCGTCGCTAAAGATGTTCAGTCTCGTTCCCGGAGTTCTCTCATCGCCTCCGCCGTCAATTGCAGGCTTAAGTATCAAGATCTCAAACGTAGGTTCAAAGATTCCGTCGACGGCggagaaggaaacagagaagcagcggtggcggcggcggaggaggatgATGAAGTCGGTGAAATCCCTTGGCTCGACCAGTTACGGAGTCTTCATGTTGCAGAGCTCCGGCGAGAGGTTCAACGACGTGACGACTCTATATT GTCGCTTCAGTTAAAAGTTAAGAAattagaggaggaggaggagaaagacGGAGATGATGGAGACAATAAACCAGATCTGGGAAACGACGAAACTAAACCGGCGAAGCTTAACCGGGAAACGACGGAGTCTGACCGGGACGACAATAGGTCGATGAACGAGTCCAACTCTACGGCCTCCGTCGATAAAGTCGCCGATCACGACGGAGATAAAATGGTTGAGGCTTATTCAGATCCCGATCCGGTTAACAAGGCGGCGGCGccgaaggaggaggagaaggaagaagaagaaaaaacggtTAGTAAAAGATCGGAAATGAGCAACTCGGGAGAGTTGGATGAATCGGGAACGTCCACTGGTCATGGAAATAGGAAAGGACAGAAGAAATACAGAAGCGGCGGAGGTGGCGGTGAGATCAAATCGGCCGGCTATAAATCACAGCCGTTGATAGATATCATTAAGCTGATCCGGTCTCATCCTCGTGGTTCCGTGTTCGAATCCCGTCTTAGGAGCCAG GAGACAAAGGATTACAAGAGGATTATAAGGCAGCATTTGGACATGAAGACAATAGAGAAGAAGTTGGAGAAAGGATCTTACGCTTCTTCAAGTCTCTCATTCTACAGAGACCTCAAGCTTCTCTACACAAATGCCATTGTCTTCTTTCCTCCATCTTCCTCCGAATCCTTGGCTGCACAAGAGCTAAGATCCCTCGTCTCTAACGAAATTAAGAAACGAACCGGAATATTGGGTCACGGTGTCATCAAATCCGAGGCTGGATCGTCGGTTTCTAGACAAAAATCCTCTGTTCTTCCTCTGGTTGCCTGTAAGAAGAACAGCTCATTTTCGAAAAAGACGTCTCCTTCTTCTAGctttaaacaaaaagatgagaAGAAATCTCAGGAAGTTTCAGAGGAGAAGACTGTGACTACTACAACTAGTGCAAGAAGCTCTAGGAGAACGAGCAAAGAGGTCGCTGTTGTTGCCAAAGATACTAAAATAGGAAGAGCcaagaataataataagaaacaaaaggcTACGAAAACAGATTCAtctagtgatgatgatgatgatgagaaagaagagactCCTAAAACAGCGAAGAAGACAGTAGCGATACCATCggataagaagaagagtgtgGCTGATTTCTTgaagagaataaagaagaacTCTCCacagaaaggaaaagaaacagcaagtaaaaatcagaagaagagcGATGGAAACATTAAGAAAGAAAACGATCATCCGAAGAAGAGCGACGGAAATGTTAAGAAAGAGAACAGTAAAGCAAAACCAAGGGAGTTGAGGAGTAACAGTACGGGTAAAAAGAAGGCTGAGGTAGAGAACAATAATAGTAAGAGTTCGTCGAAACGAAAACAACCGAAAGAAACAGCAGAGCCTACAGGAAAACGAGGTAGGGAGTCTGGAAAAGACAGTAAACAGCCAAAGAAAAGAACCAGAAGATGA
- the LOC104699903 gene encoding citrate synthase 5, mitochondrial-like, translating into MVFYRGVSAISRLRSRAVQQSSLISNSVRWLQMQSSSELDLKSQMRELIPEQQDRLKKLKSEHGKVQLGNITVDKVLGGMRGMTGLLWETSLLDADEGIRFRGMSIPECQKVLPSAQSGEEPLPEGLLWLLLTGKVPSKEQVNALSKELAHRAAVPDYVYKAIDALPSTSHPMTQFASGVMALQVESEFQKAYEQGDVHKSKFWEPTYEDALNLIARVPVVASYVYRRMYKDGSIIPLDDSLDYGANFSHMLGYDSPQMKELMRLSVTIHSDHEGGNVSAHAGHLVGSALSDPYLSFAAALNGLAGPLHGLANQEVLLWIKSVVEECGENISKEQLKDYVWKTLNSGKVVPGYGHGVLRKTDPRYVCQREFALKHLPDDPLFQLVSKLYEVVPPILTELGKVKNPWPNVDAHSGVLLNYYGLTEARYYTVLFGVSRSLGICSQLIWDRALGLPLERPKSVNMEWLDNFMRSKR; encoded by the exons ATGGTGTTTTATCGCGGCGTATCAGCCATTTCAAGGCTTCGGTCACGAGCC GTGCAACAATCTTCACTTATTAGCAACTCCGTCAGATGGCTCCAGATGCAGAGCTCTTCTGAATTG GACTTGAAGTCGCAGATGCGAGAGCTAATTCCAGAACAACAG GACCGTTTGAAGAAACTGAAATCAGAACATGGAAAGGTTCAACTGGGGAACATCACTGTTGATAAG GTGCTTGGTGGAATGAGAGGGATGACTGGATTACTCTGGGAAACCTCATTGCTTGATGCTGATGAG GGAATACGCTTTAGGGGCATGTCGATTCCTGAATGCCAGAAAGTATTACCTTCAGCTCAATCTGGAGAAGAGCCTTTGCCTGAGGGTCTTCTGTGGCTTCTGTTAACTGGAAAG GTGCCAAGTAAAGAGCAAGTTAATGCTTTGTCAAAAGAGTTGGCTCATCGTGCTGCTGTTCCAG ATTATGTTTACAAAGCTATAGATGCTCTGCCTTCGACATCTCATCCAATGACTCAATTTGCTAGCGGTGTTATGGCCCTTCAG GTTGAAAGTGAGTTTCAGAAAGCATATGAGCAGGGTGATGTTCATAAGTCAAA GTTCTGGGAGCCAACCTATGAGGATGCCCTAAACTTGATTGCTCGTGTCCCTGTTGTAGCTTCATACGTTTATCGGAG GATGTACAAGGATGGTAGCATCATTCCATTAGATGATTCTTTGGATTATGGTGCAAATTTTTCACACATGCTGGGATATGATAGTCCTCAGATGAAAGAGCTCATGAGGCTTTCTGTCACTATCCACAG TGATCATGAAGGTGGAAATGTTAGTGCTCACGCTGGTCACCTG GTTGGGAGTGCACTTTCAGATCCATATCTTTCATTTGCAGCTGCGTTAAATGGTTTAGCTGGGCCACTCCATGGTTTGGCTAATCAG GAAGTTTTGTTGTGGATCAAATCAGTTGTCGAGGAATGTGGAGAAAATATATCAAAGGAACAGCTGAAAGATTATGTTTGGAAAACGTTAAACAGTGGCAAG GTTGTTCCAGGATATGGCCATGGTGTTTTGCGTAAAACGGATCCAAGATATGTATGTCAAAGAGAGTTTGCCTTGAAGCATTTACCTGATGATCCTCTTTTTCAGCTG GTCTCAAAGCTTTATGAAGTGGTGCCTCCTATTCTAACTGAGCTGGGAAAG GTCAAGAATCCCTGGCCTAACGTTGATGCTCATAGCGGAGTGCTACTGAACTATTATGGTCTAACCGAAGCAAG ATATTACACTGTGCTTTTTGGCGTCTCAAGGAGTCTCGGCATCTGCTCACAG CTGATATGGGACCGGGCTCTTGGACTACCACTAGAGCGGCCAAAGAGCGTAAACATGGAGTGGCTCGATAACTTCATGCGCTCGAAACGCTAA
- the LOC104699904 gene encoding VQ motif-containing protein 18, which produces MVRNSMKPEYDLDHLPHQSFYGDYSKTLVPMNKNSQIITKIKPKIRIIHIFAPEIINTDVKNFRTLVQSLTGKPEITKTRSKKKISKPNFQPPPPLPQESDQQHTTELVNRIIGSNVVKEEWGSSSNANTYFDLDGLIDLDEDDNIFSSRWFDLQQQ; this is translated from the coding sequence ATGGTGAGAAATTCAATGAAGCCTGAGTACGATCTCGACCATCTTCCCCATCAAAGCTTTTACGGAGATTATTCAAAAACTTTGGTTCCCATGAACAAGAATTCCCAAATAATAACCAAGATCAAGCCTAAGATCCGTATCATCCATATATTTGCACCAGAGATCATCAACACCGATGTCAAGAACTTCCGTACACTCGTCCAAAGTCTGACCGGCAAACCGGAGATTACCAAAACCCGTTCTAAGAAAAAgataagcaaaccaaatttcCAACCACCACCGCCCCTGCCTCAAGAATCCGACCAACAACATACGACGGAGCTGGTCAACAGAATAATAGGGAGCAACGTAGTGAAGGAAGAATGGGGATCAAGTTCGAACGCCAATACTTACTTTGATTTAGATGGTTTGATCGATCTTGATGAAGACGACAACATATTCTCAAGTCGATGGTTTGATCTTCAACAACAATAA